The genomic DNA GTGAGCGGCAAAACGCCGAAAATCTCGCCCCCGGCCGATCGCGCGACCAGCAGCTTTGCCTTCTGTCCGGTGCCAGCCTCCACCCCCATGATCCAGCCGGGCCGCTGGAATGGCGTCGAATCGGGATGAGCGCAGACCCAGCCGTCCAGTTCGGCCACGACCGCCGGATCGCAAAGGCGCGCCTCTTCGACGACAAGGACCAGACCTGGCATTGCGCTCATCACTTGGACTTTCCTACCATAGCGCCGGGCAGCCTAGCCGCTCCGGCTGAAGATTTTATGTGCGTTTCAACCAAGACCGCGCGAAATCATCGGTCCCAGCAGATTGGCGATCGGCAGCGGCAATTTCTTCCACAACTCGATCCGCCGCTGATATTTGGCATTGGTCGGGCTGATGTCGCGCTGCGCGCCGTCCGCCGACCAGCCATGATAGACGAGCGGGCGCGGCTCGAAGCCGAAGCTTTTCTTCCACGCCGCCTGCCCGCTGCCGGCCTTGGACCGGCCGAAATCGAACAGGGTCATGCCCCGCGCCCGGCCATGGCCCATCAGCCGGAAATAGAGGAGTTCGTTGGAACGCAGCCGCCGCGCATCGCTTACGCCCCCGCCCCAATAGGGCATCGCCCGGCCATCATGATAAAGCGTCAGCACCGCCGATACCGGACGCCCCCCGTCCCGCACCACCATGATGTCCGCATCCTCGCCAAAATGGTGCAACACCGACCGGAACAGTTGCGCCGGAAAGACTGGCGTGCCCAGATTGCGCACGCTCCGGGCATAGACGTGATAGTGGGCGCGGATCATCTTTGCGCTCCGTCCCGTCTCCACGCTCAGCGCCGGATTGGCCAGCGCCTTGCGCAACTCCGCGCGATGCTTGCGCGGGATCGCCAGCAATTCCGCCTCGTCGCACTCGGCAATCGGCCGGACGAAGCCGACATGCTCGCCCTCGCGCCGGTCCCAGCCTGCGCCGGGCGTCAGGCCGCCGCGCAATTCGATCGGCACGCCCCCCCGGTCGCGCGCCAGTTGCTCGGCAGCGGTGGCCAGCGCCGTTCCGGCGCGCATGTCGTCCACCAGCAGGCCGCCATCGACGGCGAAGGCGGTCGATACCAGCGCATGACCGAACAGCCGGCTCCTGACATGATGCAGCGGCAACAGCCCGTTGATCCGTCCCGACGGCGCGACCGCCGCCAGCAGCAGCGCGCGATGCCCGGTCGCCTGCTCGATCGCGCGCAGCCAGGCGGTGCGATGGAAAGGCGTGCCGTCAGCGTGCGCCATGACGAAAGCGTCGGCCGCCTGCGCCTGCGCCGCATCCTTAAGGTCCAGCAGGATGACCGCCAGATCGGCGCCGTTGCCGGCGATCATGACGCGCGCGCCGCCTCCGCATCCGCCAGCGCATCGATGCGCGTCCAGGCGAAATCGCGGGTCAGGCGGCGCAGCTTGGCCGCCATCACCGACAGGTTGCTGTAATGGCGCAGCCGCGATCGCAGCGGGGCTTGCGGAACGCGTGGCTGGTCGGGATCGATTTCCCAGGGATGGAAATAGATGATGGCGGGCCGGCCCGCCTGCTCATTCACCTGCCGGATCGCCCAGCGCGAAAAGCCATAGGGCAGCAGCCGGAAAAAGCCCCCGCCCCCGGCCGCCAGCGTGCGATTACCCCATTTGGCGGTCGTCACCGGCAGTTCGACCAGCGGCGAATCCTTGACCGGCTTCCACGCAAAGCGCGGGGAATCGGGCCAGCCATAATGATCGTGCCGGATCGGCGCGACGCTGGAGGAATAGCGATAGCCTTCCTCCGCCAGCACCTGATGCGCCCAGGGCGTGCGCGGATCGATCGAGAAGCTGG from Sphingobium sp. CAP-1 includes the following:
- a CDS encoding FemAB family XrtA/PEP-CTERM system-associated protein, with amino-acid sequence MIAGNGADLAVILLDLKDAAQAQAADAFVMAHADGTPFHRTAWLRAIEQATGHRALLLAAVAPSGRINGLLPLHHVRSRLFGHALVSTAFAVDGGLLVDDMRAGTALATAAEQLARDRGGVPIELRGGLTPGAGWDRREGEHVGFVRPIAECDEAELLAIPRKHRAELRKALANPALSVETGRSAKMIRAHYHVYARSVRNLGTPVFPAQLFRSVLHHFGEDADIMVVRDGGRPVSAVLTLYHDGRAMPYWGGGVSDARRLRSNELLYFRLMGHGRARGMTLFDFGRSKAGSGQAAWKKSFGFEPRPLVYHGWSADGAQRDISPTNAKYQRRIELWKKLPLPIANLLGPMISRGLG
- a CDS encoding XrtA system polysaccharide deacetylase, whose product is MMQNALSVDVEDWFQVGAFERTIARADWDGLPHRVEGNSDAVLDLFAAAGVKATFFTLGWVAERYPALMRRIADAGHEVASHGYDHARVFTFTAEEFRADLRKARAILEDASGQAVSGYRAPSFSIDPRTPWAHQVLAEEGYRYSSSVAPIRHDHYGWPDSPRFAWKPVKDSPLVELPVTTAKWGNRTLAAGGGGFFRLLPYGFSRWAIRQVNEQAGRPAIIYFHPWEIDPDQPRVPQAPLRSRLRHYSNLSVMAAKLRRLTRDFAWTRIDALADAEAARAS